Proteins from a genomic interval of Choristoneura fumiferana chromosome 12, NRCan_CFum_1, whole genome shotgun sequence:
- the LOC141433096 gene encoding netrin receptor UNC5B-like, whose product MEVNFWTYFLVIQIQLALFVEGQKAAKSSRAQPDDTSVNTELTDELLNKPLDFLTKPDAASKDYFLPPVFTNNEENEDPEDDDDNLYTDYDYETKESNYKDSPDRIQVKNNDHQEHVTDDKIPLHTAKDNLPIFLLEPENTYVVKSKPATLKCRAANALEVYFKCNGVKTQALNFEFVDPQTGVRIIEGEHNVTREHVEEYFGNDKYQCSCFAWASRGHIRSQPATVELAYIKKHFTAAPQSQLVKQNAPVSFRCEPPPAAPFAQVYWLKNGAPITVDDNVQVSKDGDLVIKQTSLLDMANYTCVAENLAGKRLSEPALLTVFVNGGWSPWSAWVDCWCGQGQGRSGRRRVRSCTAPRPLNGGQPCLGFSVHKTPDCVDCDLDMYVDGLDELADQSSDVLMGRWSQWSEWSRCDSDCLQTRRRRCLTSAACLGKDYQMAQCPMCVRTSKTDLGSDASSYWALLIALSIAFLILIVVVLLGIKYMKLKMAENSPYVKPPPGTNYFGNVIKRTLTNQPDLTIHEEFQTMDSRRTHRRMSTSLNSRPEHLYEVPQLASSYMSPIDHEVRPDVNRRPEAESDRSDSSCFLSSGSSYGNESVEMSPSLKNNASVDSKLLSSFETAVSKIVTGEGDWLMMEKCGVSLFVPDGVVEKGEELFTVEVTDEEWNRPVLQEGETQLSPVIRCGPKNFHFRKGVILSFPHCASLKNASWLLSILQKPEEINTREWRKVLTLGQETPGSPIFAQVDLNKVYLVCEFLSDFVLVGRSFSGLDAKLLKLALFVSKKSDSYNTLKVHVINDTPYALHDCVENERRLGNSLLCEPKTIYFQENCSDLCVNLRDLGVGWKIVSGGKYQELAYSQLWNLGVRSLQCNYILQQTDAISCFELNLSVYQKQKQSNSVNFNLKTNDFNSNLNSNKRYSASSGDYSVNIVENPFNYSSLSKKEGRYDFVYKGNHYRSNLSVDNNYRMNVLTKSDRIILCKLLDSQTPKGNDWRLLAEKLKIASYYYYFSNTCSPTENILNLWMCRNNDSNMLANLSKIFREMARIDCATVVERRCFPN is encoded by the exons ATGGAAGTGAATTTTTGGACATATTTCTTAGTAATACAGATACAATTGGCATTGTTTGTGGAAGGACAAAAAGCAGCGAAAA GTTCACGTGCTCAACCAGATGATACCTCAGTTAACACAGAACTCACAGATGAATTACTGAACAAGCCATTAGATTTCCTAACAAAACCTGACGCTGCCTCCAAAGATTATTTCCTTCCCCCGGTTTTCACTAACAACGAAGAAAACGAAGATCCAGAAGATGACGATGATAATTTATACACGGATTATGATTACGAGACTAAAGAGTCTAATTACAAGGACTCTCCTGATAGAATACAGGTGAAAAATAACGATCATCAAGAACATGTTACAGACGACAAAATACCGCTGCACACGGCAAAAGATAATCTACCCATTTTCCTCTTAGAACCGGAAAACACTTACGTAGTAAAGAGTAAACCTGCCACTTTGAAGTGTCGAGCCGCTAATGCTCTAGAA GTGTACTTTAAATGCAATGGTGTGAAAACTCAAGCGCTGAACTTCGAGTTCGTTGATCCGCAAACGGGTGTGAGGATCATAGAGGGAGAGCACAATGTGACCAGAGAGCATGTGGAGGAGTACTTTGGCAATGACAAGTACCAGTGCTCTTGCTTTGCATGGGCGAGTCGGGGTCACATCAGGAGCCAGCCGGCAACTGTGGAGCTCGCTT ATATCAAGAAGCATTTCACAGCAGCTCCCCAATCACAATTGGTCAAACAGAACGCTCCGGTATCATTCCGTTGCGAGCCGCCGCCCGCTGCGCCCTTTGCTCAGGTGTACTGGTTGAAGAATGGAGCTCCCATCACGGTGGACGATAACGTCCAGGTCTCCAAGGATGGGGATCTCGTCATCAAGCAAACATCTTTACTC GATATGGCAAACTATACTTGCGTCGCAGAAAATTTAGCAGGAAAAAGATTGTCTGAGCCAGCATTATTAACAGTTTTTG TGAACGGCGGCTGGTCGCCCTGGTCGGCGTGGGTGGACTGCTGGTGCGGGCAGGGCCAGGGCCGGTCGGGGCGGCGGCGCGTGCGCTCCTGCACGGCGCCGCGCCCGCTCAACGGCGGCCAGCCTTGCCTGGGATTCAGCGTGCACAAGACGCCGGATTGCGTGGACTGTGATTTGG ATATGTATGTTGATGGACTAGATGAATTGGCCGACCAGTCATCTGATGTTTTGATGG GTCGTTGGTCCCAATGGTCGGAGTGGTCCCGCTGCGACTCTGACTGCCTGCAGACGCGACGCAGACGCTGCCTCACGAGCGCGGCCTGCCTCGGCAAAGACTACCAGATGGCGCAGTGCCCTATGTGTGTGCGGACGTCTAAGACTGATCTAGGAAGCGACG CTTCGTCATACTGGGCGCTTCTGATAGCGTTGTCAATTGCGTTTCTTATACTGATAGTTGTCGTTTTGTTGGGGATTAAATATATGAAGTTGAAGATGGCCGAAAACTCACCGTACGTGAAACCTCCCCCTG gtACAAATTATTTTGGTAATGTTATAAAAAGAACTCTGACTAATCAGCCAGATCTCACGATACATGAGGAGTTCCAGACCATGGATTCAAGGAGAACGCATAGGCGTATGAGTACGTCACTCAATTCTAGACCGGAGCATTTGTACGAAGTACCGCAGTTAGCTAGTAG TTACATGTCGCCGATAGACCACGAGGTAAGGCCGGACGTGAACAGGCGCCCCGAAGCGGAGTCAGACCGGTCTGATTCCAGCTGCTTTTTGAGCT CGGGCTCGTCATATGGCAACGAAAGTGTAGAAATGTCGCCTTCCCTAAAGAACAACGCTTCGGTCGATTCTAAGTTGTTAAGTTCATTCGAGACGGCAGTTTCTAAGATCGTTACCGGCGAAGGTGATTGGCTGATGATGGAGAAGTGTGGAGTCAGTTTGTTCGTGCCTGACGGCGTGGTGGAGAAGGGTGAAGAATTATTCACTGTGGAGGTGACGGATGAGGAGTGGAACAGGCCTGTCTTACAAGAAG GAGAAACCCAGCTGAGCCCAGTGATTCGGTGCGGCCCCAAAAACTTTCACTTCCGCAAAGGGGTGATCCTTTCGTTCCCGCATTGCGCATCCCTCAAGAACGCTAGCTGGCTTCTCTCCATCCTTCAGAAGCCCGAAGAAATCAACACCCGCGAGTGGAGGAAAGTCCTCACGCTCGGCCAAGAGACTCCCGGAAGCCCGATCTTCGCCCAAGTCGATCTTAACAAAGTTTACCTCGTCTGCGAGTTTCTcagcgactttgttttagttGGCCGCAGTTTTAGCGGTCTAGACGCCAAACTGTTGAAGCTAGCTTTGTTCGTTTCCAAAAAAAGCGACAGCTACAACACTTTGAAAGTTCACGTGATAAATGATACGCCGTACGCCTTGCATGACTGTGTTGAAAACGAAAGGAGGCTGGGTAATTCTTTATTGTGTGAACCGAAAACTATTTATTTCCAAGAAAATTGTTCGGATCTATGCGTCAATCTCAGAGATTTAGGTGTCGGATGGAAAATTGTTTCGGGAGGTAAATATCAGGAGTTGGCGTATTCGCAATTGTGGAACCTGGGCGTCCGATCGTTGCAGTGCAATTACATTTTACAACAAACTGATGCCATCAGTTGTTTTGAGCTGAACTTATCAGTTTACCAAAAACAAAAGCAATCGAATTCGgtcaattttaatttgaaaacaaatgATTTTAATTCCAATTTGAATAGCAATAAGCGTTATAGTGCTTCTAGTGGCGACTACAGTGTTAACATTGTGGAGAATCCTTTCAATTATTCTTCGTTATCTAAGAAAGAGGGCAGATACGATTTTGTTTATAAAGGTAACCACTACAGGAGTAATTTAAGTGTGGACAATAATTACCGTATGAATGTTTTGACTAAGTCTGACagaataattttatgtaaactGCTCGATTCTCAAACCCCAAAAGGCAACGATTGGAGACTTTTAGcggaaaaattgaaaattgctTCTTACTATTACTATTTCTCTAATACATGTTCGCCAACTgagaatattttgaatttgtgGATGTGTCGTAACAACGATTCTAATATGTTAGCGAATCTTTCGAAGATATTTAGAGAAATGGCTCGGATCGACTGTGCCACTGTTGTTGAAAGACGATGTTTTcccaattaa